A window of the Rhea pennata isolate bPtePen1 chromosome 19, bPtePen1.pri, whole genome shotgun sequence genome harbors these coding sequences:
- the LOC134149135 gene encoding CMRF35-like molecule 6, with the protein MRLAQLLAWMLLPGCWALTGPLTVQGHAGGSLSVSCAYEDGLETHVKYWCKPGTIFTCAYNTHIIETSEQHPAMRNGRVSIWDDRRRRVFTVTVRNLNEGDTGTYRCGVQRTLVDDSHMVYVHVSPASPRSTTPAALPPTTPWPPSLRSPACPRPPASPSSSRYFPFVAGLQLLALLAGSGAVLWVSVRPR; encoded by the exons ATGAGGCTCGCCCAGCTGCTCGCCTGGATGCTCCTGCCAG GCTGCTGGGCACTGACGGGGCCCCTCACCGTGCAGGGACACGCCGGGGGGTCCCTCTCGGTGTCCTGTGCATATGAGGATGGCTTGGAGACCCATGTGAAATACTGGTGCAAACCAGGAACAATTTTCACCTGCGCTTATAACACTCACATCATTGAGACCTCGGAGCAGCACCCCGCAATGCGAAACGGCCGAGTCTCCATCTGGGACGATCGCAGGCGGCGGGTGTTCACGGTGACCGTGAGGAACCTGAACGAGGGGGACACGGGCACCTACCGGTGTGGGGTGCAAAGGACACTTGTCGATGACAGTCACATGGTGTATGTGCACGTGTCCCCAG CCTCCCCGCGCTCGACGAcccctgctgccctcccaccCACCACCCCATGGCCGCCTTCCCTGAGGAGCCCCGCATGCCCCAGGCCCCCAGC GTCCCCGAGCAGCTCCCGCTACTTCCCCTTCGTGGccgggctgcagctgctggcgctgctggccgggagcggggccgtgCTCTGGGTGAGCGTCCGGCCGCGCTga
- the LOC134149197 gene encoding CMRF35-like molecule 2: protein MSLGWGWLLLPVCRALVAPREVGGRLGETLSVRCWYTRGYEGYNKYWCRGASRDSCRKVVETAGPEAPQRRGRVSIADNHVFCVVLLTVEHLSEEDAGSYWCAIERLGRDLMEPVEVAVFPALSATSAALHTSPTAWTPVVSTITDRMKLPNTTNAATPGSPRPVLTVVVPSVALASLLAAISSAVLICTLIRRRKEARQRPLGEASRPRQHKPAAGSQAPGDPPPPHPGAARASGAAWLGNVYSNSAAAESDGRQAVAGAPRPPPPAERPPHARGPGARPPPRDLLLYTNAPWQEEAPGSWEETDCY, encoded by the exons ATGTccctgggctggggctggctcCTTCTCCCAG TTTGCAGGGCTCTGGTCGCCCCCCGGGAGGTCGGCGGCCGCCTGGGCGAGACGCTCTCCGTCCGGTGCTGGTACACGAGGGGCTACGAGGGCTACAACAAGTACTGGTGCCGCGGGGCCTCGCGGGACTCCTGCCGCAAGGTCGTCGAGACGGCGGGGCCCGAGGCGCCCCAGCGGCGCGGCCGCGTCTCCATCGCCGACAACCACGTCTTCTGCGTGGTCCTGCTCACTGTGGAGCACCTCTCCGAGGAGGACGCTGGGAGCTACTGGTGCGCGATCGAGAGGCTGGGCAGGGACCTCATGGAGCCCGTTGAAGTGGCGGTTTTCCCAG CTCTGTCGGctacttcagcagctcttcacACCTCCCCAACAGCGTGGACACCTGTGGTCTCCACCATCACGGACAGGATGAAGCTTCCCAACACCACCAACGCGGCCACCCCAGG CTCTCCCAGGCCAGTCCTGACAGTCGTGGTACCCAGCGTGGCGCTGGCCTCCCTCCTGGCTGCCATCAGCTCTGCCGTGCTCATCTGCACCCTCATccggaggaggaaggaag CCCGGCAGAGACCCCTGGGAGAGGCCAGCCGCCCCCGGCAGCACAAGCCAGCTGCAGGCTCGCAG GCCCCCGGAGACCCGCCGCCCCCTCACCCCGGTGCCGCGAGGGCCTCCGGCGCCGCCTGGCTCGGCAACGTCTACAGCAACTCCGCGGCGGCGGAGAGCGATGGGCGGCAGGCGGTGGCGGgggccccccggccgccccccccggccgAGCGTCCCCCGCAcgcccggggccccggggccaggccgccgccgcgggaccTGCTGCTCTACACGAACGCCCCGTGGCAGGAGGAG GCCCCGGGATCGTGGGAAGAGACGGACTGCTACTAG
- the CD300LF gene encoding CMRF35-like molecule 1 yields the protein MLEGLLVWTWLLLPGCRALTGPTEASGPLGGTVSVPCTYQPELAEAEKYWCRGSSWLSCSVLVQTAAPQAEARGDRVSLRDDRALHVFVVTMENLMEGDGDTYWCGIQRPWYDSMHAVLVSVLPVPTAAPSTTDYVPSPTLASTVSALNSSSPQAGAALEQDRAPRGAPDLVVLVLVPSVTLALLLSIVVGLRLRRASPGKTSGPRGPGRAPAPQNLYANTERELGSPEEDYENSPAVLQGSEKRREVSFSNASSSAADPQPIYMNVRPPGPCSGPRRHKAQRKGAW from the exons ATGCTGGAAGGGCTCCTGGTCTGGACCTGGCTCCTCCTCCCAG GGTGCCGGGCGCTGACGGGCCCCACGGAGGCCAGCGGGCCCCTGGGGGGCACCGTGTCGGTGCCCTGCACCTACCAGCCGGAGCTGGCGGAGGCCGAGAAATACTGGTGCCGGGGCAGCAGCTGGCTCTCCTGCTCCGTCCTCGTTCAGACGGCGGCCCCCCAGGCTGAGGCAAGGGGGGACCGGGTCTCGCTGCGCGACGACCGCGCTCTGCACGTGTTCGTGGTGACCATGGAGAACCTGATGGAGGGCGACGGGGACACGTACTGGTGCGGGATCCAGCGGCCGTGGTACGACTCCATGCACGCCGTGCTGGTGTCCGTCCTCCCAG TTCCCACCGCAGCGCCCAGCACGACAGACTACGTCCCCTCCCCGACGCTGGCGAGCACCGTCTCCGCGCTcaacagcagcagcccacaGGCTGGGGCAGCGCTGGAGCAGGACCGAGCCCCGCGCGG CGCCCCAGACCTGGTGGTCCTGGTGCTGGTGCCGTCCGTCACGCTGGCGCTGCTCCTGAGCATCGTCGTGGGCCTCAGGCTGAGAAGGGCATCGCCAGGAAAGACCAGCG ggccccgcgggccgggccgagcgccCGCTCCCCAGAACCTCTACGCCAACACCGAGCGGGAGCTCGGCTCGCCCGAGGAGGACTACGAGAACAGCCCGGCTGTGCTCCAG GGCTCAGAAAAGAGACGTGAAGTTTCCTTTTCCAACgcgagcagctctgctgcagatcCCCAGCCGATCTACATGAACGTGCGGCCGCCCGGGCCCTGCTCAGGCCCCCGCCGCCACAAAGCGCAGCGAAAAGGCGCCTGGTGA